CAGTACCCATTGGGTTGATGATGGTTTTTAAATCTTCAATCGTATATCCAAATAAGCGCTGTCTGGTTTCAAAATCAATATTTTCAATTGGAATGAGATTATCAGTGTACGGAATTTGAGCTAGCGAAAGTAAATTTTCGTCAAGCCATTGTTTATAAGGGCGCTTGGTGACAATTGCATTTTTGATTTCGTCATCTTCTATAATTCGGCCTTCGTTCATGTCAACCAAAAACATTTTCCCAGGTTCTAATCGACCGTGTTGAATCACATCTTCTGGTTTAATATCTAAAACCCCAATTTCAGAAGACATGATTACGAAACCACTTTTGGTTAAAGTGTATCGAGAGGGACGCAATCCATTTCTATCCAATAGCGCCCCAATAACGTTACCATCTGTAAAAGGAATAGAGGCTGGACCATCCCAAGGTTCCATAATACAAGCGTTGTATTCGTAAAAGGCTTTCTTATCTTCTGACATCGTTTGGTGTTTTTCCCAAGCTTCAGGAACCACCATCATCATGGCTTCTGGCAAGGAACGTCCTGTCATCAGTAACAATTCAATAACCATGTCCATCGAGGCAGAATCTGATTTTCCTTCCAGAATAATTGGGAAAAGCTTTTTGATGTCTTCGCCAAAAACATCACTTTTCATTAACTCCTCACGGGCACGCATGCGGCTTATGTTACCACGTAACGTATTGATTTCTCCATTGTGACACATGTAACGAAAGGGTTGAGCGAGTTCCCAAGATGGAAAAGTATTGGTCGAAAATCGTTGGTGAACCAATGCCAATCGGGTTACTAAATCATCATCGAGTAAATCGGTGTAATATCTGCTAATATCTTCTGGCATTAGCAAACCTTTATATATTATTGTAGTGGTAGAAAAACTTGAGAAATAAAACATGTGACTTTCGGAAATTCTTGAGTTCCGAATTGTGTGCTCTGCTATTTTTCTGACGGCAAACATTTTAGCATTAAATTGGTGCTCTGTCAAATCCAAACCTTTTTTACCTACAAAGACTTGCTTTACAGTAGGTTCTTTTTCTCCAGCTATTTGGCCTAAATTTGATGCGTCAACGGGAACGTCTCTCCATCCTAAAATTTCTAGATTTTGATCATGAATAGCATTTTCAAACGCAGTTTTACAAAAAACAACTTGATTGTTGCTCTTTGGCATAAAAACCATTCCAACAGCATATTCTTTAGCATTTGGAAGTTCAAAATCACATACTTTTTTAAAAAAATCATGCGGGATATCAAATAAGATACCAGCTCCATCTCCAGTTCTACCATCAGAACTTACAGCGCCTCGATGCTCTAGTTTTATAAGAATATCTAATGCTTTGTGTATAATATCATTTGACTTAATTCCGTTTAGATTGCAAATGAATCCCGCTCCACAATTGTCGTGTTCAAATTCGGGTAAATAAAGTCCTTGTTCTTTAACTATCATTTTTGAATTTTTTTATGTAAAATTAAACAATCGTTATAATATAAAAGGTATATGAGTTAAAACAGAGTGTTTTTTACAGTTGTAATAGAAAAGTATTGAATAAAAATCAATATTGATATTTTGAACGAGCTGTTTTGTTTTTTTTAATAAAAAGTAAAAGGATTTATTTTTAAAATTGGGTCTGAAACAGCCTAAATAGGTTTGTTTTTAACATTGAAATGAAATTCTAACAAAATTGTTTGAAAAATTGATATTTTTTAGAATCGTACCAATGTGAAATGGACGTAGATATCTGTTGAAAAATTGGATAATAATTTATTTAAAAAAAATAACAGTTACATTAAATTTTGCTATTTTTGTGGCACTTTATTTCTGGAAGAAATTCAGAAGCCAGTCAAATTCTATATTATGAACATACACGAATATCAAGGAAAAGAAATTCTAGCAAGTTACGGAGTACGCATTCAACGCGGAATTGTAGCAAATAGTCCAGCTGAAGCTGTTGAAGCTGCGAAACAATTAACTGCCGAAACGGGTACAGGATGGCATGTTATTAAAGCACAAGTTCATGCAGGTGGACGTGGAAAAGGTGGAGGAGTAAAACTTGCCAAAAATTTACAACAAGTAGAAGAAATTGCAGGTCAAATCATAGGGATGCAATTAATTACACCTCAAACAACAGCTGAAGGAAAAAAAGTAAGTACTATATTAGTTGCTGAAGATGTGTACTATCCTGGAGAAAGTGAAACATCAGAGTTTTATGTATCTGTATTATTAAATAGAGCTACTGGTCGTAACATGATCATGTATTCTACCGAAGGTGGAATGGATATTGAAGAAGTTGCTGAGCACACACCACATTTAATCTTTACTGAAGAAATTGATCCTTCTGTAGGTTTACAAGGTTTTCAAGCAAGAAGAATTGCTTTTAACTTAGGACTTTCAGGAAATGCGTTCAAAGAAATGGTGAAATTCATCGATTCTTTATACAATGCATACATCGGATCTGATGCTTCAATGTTTGAAATCAACCCAGTTTTAAAAACATCTGATGATAAAATTATGGCTGTTGATGCAAAAGTTAACATTGATGACAATGCATTATACAGACAAAAAGCATATGCTGACATGCGTGACGTTCGTGAGGAAAACCCAATCGAAGTTGAAGCAAAAGAAGTTGGCTTGAACTATGTAGATCTTGACGGAACTGTAGGATGTATGGTAAACGGAGCAGGTCTTGCAATGGCAACTATGGATTTAATTAAGTATGCTGGTTTTGAGCCTGCAAACTTCCTTGACGTAGGTGGAACTGCTGATGCAAAACGTGTTGAAACTGCTTTCCGTATTATCTTAAAAGATCAAAACGTAAAAGCTATTTTGATTAATATTTTTGGTGGAATTGTTCGTTGTGACCGTGTGGCACAAGGAGTTGTTGACGCTTACAAAAATATGGGTGATGCTATTAAAGTGCCAATCATTGTTCGTTTACAAGGTACCAATGCAGCTATTGCAAAAGAATTAATTGATAATTCAGGAATGCCAATTTTATCTGCTGTTGAATTTCAAGAAGCAGCTGATCAAGTACAAGCGGCACTTTCTTAATTAGAAAATTGTTATATATTAGAAACCTGTTTGCTTTAGTAAACAGGTTTTTTTATGCCAAATAATTAGTGGAAAGTAAACAATTCATAATATTATTGGAAAGTACAAAACAGTATAGCACGGATCAATTACCTTTGTTTTTTTAAATTTGATATCATGAAACTTCATATAAAAAATAACTTCACATCTGAATTACCGGCTGATCTTGACCTTGAAAATACTCCAAGGCAAGTTGAACAAGCGTGCTTCTCCTATGTAACACCATTAAAACCGAGTAATCCTGAATTAATTCATGCTTCTGCTGAAGTAGCTAATACTATCGGACTTAGTGAAGAAGATATTGCATCAACTGCATTTTTAAATACGTTTTCAGGTACTACCATTTATCCTGAAACTAAGCCTTATGCCTTGTGTTATGCAGGTCACCAGTTTGGGAATTGGGCTGGACAACTGGGTGATGGGCGTGCCATAAATTTAACTGAAGTTCTACATAACAATGAATCGTATACGTTGCAACTGAAAGGTGCTGGGCCTACACCATATTCTAGAAATGCAGATGGATTTGCGGTTTTGCGCTCTTCCATTAGAGAATACTTATGTGCCGAGGCCATGCATTATTTAGGAGTTCCCACAACTCGTTCGCTTTCGTTAATGTTATCTGGAGATCCCGTTCTACGCGATGTTTTGTACAATGGAAATCCTGCTTATGAGAAAGGCGCAATTGTAGCAAGAGTGGCTCCATCTTTTATTCGTTTTGGAAGTTTCGAAATTTTTGCCGCGCGTGAAGATCACGAAAATTTAAAATTACTGACAGATTTTACTATTAAACATCATTTTCCACAAATTCAAAAAGAAGGAATCGAAAAATACTTAGCCTTTTTTCAAGAAGTTACTCAAACCACGCTCAATATGATTGTCAACTGGCAGCGCGTTGGTTTTGTGCATGGTGTAATGAATACGGATAATATGTCTATTCACGGGATTACAATTGATTATGGTCCTTACGGTTGGTTAGAAGATTTTAATCCAGGGTGGACTCCTAATACCACTGACAGGCAGCATAAAAGGTACCGTTATGGCAATCAACCTGAAATGGCATTGTGGAATTTATACCAATTAGCAAATGCATTATATCCTTTAATTCAAGATGCCAAGCCGCTGGAAGCTATTCTTGAGGCATTCAGTACCAATTACGAAAAGGAGTATTTGAAAATGATGCAAAATAAGATTGGTCTCCAAATCAAAAAAGAAGAGGATGTTGTCTTGATTCATAGTTTGGTTGAATTACTTCAACTAGTAGAAACCGATATGACTATTTTCTTTAGGAATCTAAGCGATGTTACCAAAGTAGCTACTTCGATAGCCGCTTTTAATACTGTTAAAGCTGCTTTTTACAATGAAAAGGATTTAGATGAAACCATCTTGAGTGAATGGTACGATTGGTTTGAAAAGTACAGTATTCGAATTAATGAAGAGGTTATTTCTGATTTGGAAAGAAAAGATCAAATGGATAAAGTAAATCCCAAGTATGTATTGCGAAATTACATGGCGCAATTGTGCATTGATGATGCGGATAAAGGAGATTACGGTTTGCTAAATGAATTATTTGAGATGCTCCAAAAACCTTATGATGAGCAACCTAATTTTCAAAAATGGTTTGCCAAAAGACCGGATTGGGCTAGAGATAAAGTAGGCTGTAGTATGTTAAGCTGTAGTTCTTAAAAGTGAATTTAGAATTATTTAATAGCAATAATATCTTCTCTTTTAATTAAGATTTTGTTTTTATTTTTCAGGAAAATTAAAAATACCTAACTAAATCCCGAACTCTCATTCAGGATTTAGTTAGGTATTAATTTCCTATTTCTTGAATCACATCCGATTCGTAAATATGAAAACCTTTCGTATTCTTTTGCGCTATGCGATAAAGTGCTTTCGCAACTGTATTTCTGTGTATGGCTTTGTATTTTTTTAGTTTTCCAACGAATACAAATGATACTAATTTCATCACAAAAGCACCAGCTTTTTCTGCAAATCTAAATTCATTTCGATCACCCAATAGTAGGGAAGGTTGCAGAATGGAAACGCTTTCAAAATTACAAGTTTTAAGAAAATCTTGAATTTCGCCTTTTGTCTTTAAATAAAAATTTGAAGACGTGGCATTGGCATCCAGTGAAGAGATCAACAAATAATTTTTCACTTTATTCTCTTGCGCAAAAAGGGCGAATTGTTTAGGATATTCAAAGTCTACTTTTTTAAATGCTTTTTGGCTACCAGCTTTTTTTATGGTAGTGCCAATAGTGCAAAAGAAATCATCGCCCACAACCCATTCTTTATAGCTTTCGGGCTTGTCAAAGTCAATGACGTGTTGGGTTAATTTGGGGTTTTGTATTCCCGTATCTCTTTTTACAAAGGTTACAACGCTTGTATATTCAGGATTGTCTAAAAGTATTTGGAGTAATTCAGATCCAATAAGACCTGTGCTGCCAATAATCAAGGCTGTTTTCACAATTATGATTTTTTATTTTTCCCGAAATTATATTTCACTTTCTCCACCACTTGCACTTTTGGTGTTCCTTTAGCAAATGTTTTCTTGAAAGGCTTTTTAGCGGCAGGTTTTGTTTTTGATGGAGCTTCGTCACCTCTTGCTCTTTCAGAATCTTTTGCTTTTGCTTTGAATTCTGTTCTTTCCCCGGCGCCTTCTTTTACTGGAATTTGTGCTTTGTGTTTGGCCAAAACATCATTTGGATTTTTTGGATTTTCCTTAGTTCCACGCAAGTGAATCACTAGTCCGTTCAAGAAATTACGCAATACTTGGTCACCACATTCCATGTAATTTTCATGTTTTTCATCACGAAAAAAAGCACCCAACTCCGATTTTGTAATTCTAAAATCTACTAATTCTAATATTTCAACTATTTGGTCGTCACGAAGCATAAGTGCCACGCGAAGTTTTTTAAAGATATCGTTATTTGTCATCATATTCTAATTTTATACAAAGGTACGTTTTAAAAGCATTTAGAATACAATTTTCAATTTAGAATTGGTTTGCGATCGCATTTCTACTTGATAATTTAAAATAAAATAATATTTTAGCACAAAATATAGATTATGAACGAATTTGAGGAAAGACGCAGTTTGTTGCTTGAAATGATAGCTTTTTCAACCGTTGATGGAAAATTACATAAACGCGAATATGAATTTCTGTCAATAGTAGCACAAGCTTTAGGAATAGAAAAAGATGTTTTCAAAGATTTATTTCATCAAGAAGTTCCTCAATTGACTATAAAAACAGAGTTTCTGAGAATTCAACAATTTTATAGATTGGCTTTGTTAATGTATTGTGATGGTGTGATACATGAAAAAGAATTAGCGTCTATCCAGCAAATAGCTATTGACATGGGATTGAATCCTAATGCTACCAAACGTATATTAAAATTAATGAGTGAATCACCCAACGCTATAATTGACGGGGCGGTTTTATTGAATGTTTTTCAGGAGCAACATAACTAGGACAATTGACCTTGCAACGCTTTGATCTCATCTCTAAGTTTTGCGGCTTGCATAAAATCTAATTCTTTTGCCGCTTTTTCCATTGATTTTCTTTTCTCTCGAATGAGTTTTTCCAGTTCAGGTTTAGACAGATAAAGATTTTCTGGCTCTGCTGCAGTGTTTAAAGTAGCACCTAATTCATAATCTACAAGAGGATTTTTGGTAAAGGCGCTTTCTATTTTTTTGTTCAACGCCATAGGAACTACATTGTGTTCCGTATTGTAATTGATTTGTTTGGTTCTTCGGTATGAAGTTTCGTCGATGGTTTTTTGCATGCTGGCCGTAATTTTATCGGCATACATGATTGCTTTTCCATTTAGGTTTCTTGCTGCACGACCAATTGTTTGCGTAAGCGATCGATGGCTTCTTAAAAAGCCTTCTTTGTCAGCATCTAAGATTGCTACAAGAGAAACTTCAGGTAAATCTAATCCTTCACGAAGTAAGTTGACACCTATTAGAACATCGAAAATTCCTTTCCTGAGGTCTTGCATGATTTCAATTCGTTCCAAAGTATCCACTTCAGAATGGATATAACGACAACGGATATGAACTTTGGTTAAATATTTAGCCAGTTCTTCGGCCATTCTTTTGGTCAAAGTAGTGACTAAAACACGCTCGTCAATTTCGGATCGAACTTGAATTTCTTCGATTAAATCATCAATTTGGTTCAAGCTAGGTCTTATTTCAATAATAGGATCCAATAGTCCTGTGGGGCGAATCACTTGCTCTACCACAACACCATCTGTTTTTTGTAACTCATAATCAGCAGGTGTTGCCGAAACGTAAATAACTTGATTTTGCATGGCTTCGAATTCCTCAAATTTCAAAGGACGGTTGTCCATTGCGGCAGGAAGTCTAAATCCGTATTCAACCAAGTTCTCTTTACGGCTGCGATCACCGCCATACATTGCACTCACTTGGGAGAGTGTTACGTGACTTTCATCTACGACCATCAAGTAATCTTTTGGGAAATAGTCTAGCAAGCAAAAAGGTCTAGTACCCGGCAAACGCCCATCTAAGTAACGAGAGTAATTTTCGATACCGGAACAATATCCCAGTTCCCGAATCATTTCTAAGTCGAAATTGGTTCGTTCTTCCAGTCTTTTAGCTTCAAGATGTTTACCTATTTCTTTAAAATAATCAACTTGTTTTACCAAGTCTTGTTGGATTTCCCAAATGGCATTTTGCAATACATCTGGCGAAGTCACAAACATATTAGCAGGATAAATGGTTAGTCTGTCAAATTTTTCAAGAACTTGAGAATTTTTAGTGTCAAAGCTTTCTATTTCTTCAATTTCATCCCCAAAGAAATGAATTCTATAGGCTTCATCGGCATAACTAGGGTATACATCAACGGTATCACCTTTTATCCTGAAACTTCCGGGATTAAAATCAGCTTCGGTTCTAGAATACAAACTTTGCACCAATTGATGTAATAATTTGGTCCGAGAAATAACTTGTCCTTTCTCTATTGGGATTAGGTTTTTTTGAAATTCAATAGGGTTACCAATACCATACAAACACGAAACAGATGCGACAACCAAAATATCTCTACGTCCAGAAAGCAACGAAGCAGTGGTTGACATTCGCATTTTTTCCAGCTCTTCATTGATGGATAAATCCTTCTCAATGAAAACGCCGGTAACAGGCATGAAAGCTTCAGGCTGGTAATAATCGTAGTAGGAAACAAAATATTCTACGGCGTTATTCGGGAAAAATTGTTTGAATTCCGAGTACAACTGAGCCGCTAATGTTTTGTTGTGTGCTAAAACCAGGGTAGGGCGTTGCACTTCTTGAATGACATTGGCCACAGTAAACGTTTTACCAGAGCCGGTAACTCCTAAAAGCGTTTGGAATTGATCTCCATCCACAATACCCTGCGCTAATTTTGCAATGGCTTGGGGTTGGTCACCTTTGGGCTGGTAATCGGATACTACTTGAAAATTCATGTCTTGGAATTACTTCATACAAAGATACGACTCAATTCAAGAAAATATGTTTTTAAAAACTTAAAACTTCCACGCTTTTTGTTGTGCTGAACTCAAGAATGTCCAAGCTAAGATGCGGCTTGTTTTTTGGCCTTGAGCCATATCAATAGTTTTGATTTCGACAGCGCTTACTTTGTTTAGTGTTTTGTATAAACTAGAAAGATTTTCTTTTTTGGACACTAAAGTCGTGAACCAAAGACACTGCATCGGATATTTTGCACTTTCGTAAATCATTTGTGTAACAAACCCTAGTTCTCCGCCTTCGCAAAATAATTCAGCATTGTGACCTCCAAAGTTCAATATAGGCTTTGTAGTTTTACTTGTACCGCTATTAGATTGTAAATTGTTTATTTTTCTTAAGGTACTTTTAGTAGCTTCATCTTGTGATGCGTGAAAAGGAGGATTGCAAATTGTAAAGGTGAATTTATCCTCAGGCGTTATAATATTTTTAAATATAAAACGTGATTCCGTTTGTTGTTGCAAGCTAATTAAATCAATGAGTTTTGGGTTGTTTTCGATGATAGTACTGCAGTTTTGAATTGCTTTTGTATCAATATCAGTTCCTACAAAACTCCAGCCGTAAACAGAACAACCTATAAGCGGATAGATGCAATTGGCACCCACACCAATATCTAACCCTTGAACAGTTTCGCCCTCAGGAATGACTCCGTTGTTGCTAGAGGCTAATAAATCTGCTAAATAATGAATATAATCAGCTCTACCAGGAATAGGTGGGCACAAATAATTGTTAGGAATATCCCAATTTTGAATGTCAAAGTGCTGCATCAAAAGCGCTTTATTCAAAGCTTTTACCGCTTCAGGATCACTGAAATCGATGGTTTCAGTTCCGTGCTCATTGGTTTTAACAAATTCACTTAGGGATGGATATGTAGTAATTAATTCTTTAAAATCATACCCTGTCCTGTCCAGATTCCTTGGGTGTAAATTTGTTTTTTCAGTACTCATTTTAAATCGTTCGTTCTTATTTTGGGTGCAAAGATAATCATAAGTAGTTTGCTAATGTAAAGTTAATGTGATTAAACAGCTGGAAAAGAAATCATAAAATTTAATTGAGACTTTTTTTGAAGCTTAAAAACGGCTACTTTTATGAAAAAAATGAATTTTATAGCAGCTCGATTCGTTTTTAAGAAGCGTTATTTAGTAATTTTAGGAATAGTACTCTACTTGTTTTTGTGTCAAGCTTGCATGACTATGCGGTTTACTCCTAAAGAAGCGACTTCATTTTTTTCAAAATCTCAAACGACGTATCAAGACACGACCTTTCAAAGCGGTGGTTTTAAGTTGCATTATGTAGCCACTGGATCAGTATTAAATCCGGTATTGCTTTTTGTTCATGGTTCGCCAGGAAGTTGGAATGCTTTCAAAGAGTATTTAGTAGATCCAGACTTACTAAAGAAATACCGAATGATTGCTATTGATCGTCCTGGATTTGGGTACAGTGATTTTGGCGATGCTCAAAATTTAGCAACACAATCACAATTCATATCCGCATTTATAAAATCTCAACATTTTAAAAAACCAGTTACGTTGGTGGGTCATTCATTAGGTGGTCCGCTTGTTGCACAACTTGCGGTTGATCATCCCGAGTGGTATCACAGGCTGGTAATTTTAGCGGGATCTCTTGATCCAAAAGCTGAAAAACCAGAAAAATGGCGCACGGTAATTAAGACAATTCCGTTGCGATATTTAATTCCAGGAGCGTTGAGACCCTCAAACGATGAATTGTGGTGGTTAAAAAAAGACTTGGTAACCTTAGAAAACCAACTTTATAAAATTGATTGCGAAGTGACCATTGTACATGGCACTAAGGATGTTTTAGTACCTTACAGCAATGTGGATTACATGAAAAAGAAGTTTGTAAACGCTAAGAAATTGACTGTAAAAACCATTCCCGAAGCCAATCATTTTATTCCATGGAGTCATTACGATATTGTTAAAAACGTAATTTTAGACGAAGAAACTATGAATTAATCCATACATTCCATGAGTAGCAAATCACCTTCTTCATGAAGTATGGTAACTAAGCCGTCTTGAGTCACGTGATTACTACTACCAGTTCGATATCCTATAGTTAAAGTATCGTTTTGAAGCGGATAAAATAAATTATCAGAGTGTATTCCTGTTACTTGTCCTATTGGGATTAAGGAAATAGGAGTTTGTGCCGTATACCATTTTTCGAATTTTCTAGGCAACAAAAATACTTTAGAGTGATCGTCCAGAATCACAATTTTCAGTAGGTTTCGGTATTTTGGAATGTTGGTTAGGTTTGTAATCGTGTGATCGGCTCTTTTTCCTGTTGCCCAAACCACATTTACAGCAGGTATTTTTCTATTAATTAAATAATCAAAAGCTTTCTCAAGGTCTGTTTTGTTTTGGTCAGGTGTATGAACAATTTCGAGCGGATATTGAGAAGTTTTATAGATTTCAGGATCAAAACCACGGTCAAAATCACCCAAAAGTACATCTACTTTTATGTCTAGTTCCATAACCCTCACCATAGCAGAGTCTAGTACAATTACAAGAGGAGACCACTCCAGCAATTGACCTAAAAGTTCAGGATTACAGGATGCGCCATTAGCAATTATTAAGGCAGGTTCTTGATCGTCCCGAACGATATGATGTGATGACATGTTTACTAATTTTGGTTTGGAGTACAAATATACTTATTCAACTGTATAATTTCTTACCTCCGTCTCGCTTAATGAAAAATACCCAAGCGGATAGTTTTCTGGTGTGGTCGAGTTGATGATATTTCCTCTTACAGTTGCTGGCGGTGCTTGAAATGGCCCACCTCCATTGTTACCAGCAATACTTACTAGAACACTCATATAATTGTAATAGGCTTTTGAAATTCCGATATGCGTTACCGCAATAAGATCTCCTTTCTTAAGTTCGTCGTTTTGAGAAATACTAAAAAATTCATTGCCGTTGAAAAACTCATCTTGATCCACATAATAATCTGCTTTTACTTGATTAGAATAGCTGTATTTGTAGAGGTAATAATTGGCAATTCCTGAAGGATCTTGGTAAAAAGTTTTTATTTCTTTATTGTTTCCGGTAAAGCCACCTTTGTCATTTTGAACAATTTTGGTAATAGAAGCAACAGGTTTTAATGTTTCTGTGGCTGTATAGGTGGCGCCTTTGTTAATGATATTTAGCGTGTATGTCTCATTAAGAACTGGATTGAAATTGGTGCAAACATATTCTCCAGGCGTTCCTGTTTCAGTAAAAACAAAAATTGTGTTGGCACTATTTTTTATAGTCACAGTAGCTCCTGAAACTTTTGGAATTTTAGTGTCATAAAAACCAGTAGTTGTTGATAGTTTAATGGTTTGTACTGTACCACTTGTTCCTTTTTTCCAGTTTATTGCCGCTTCAATCACTAGTTTTGGCGCAGCATTATTCAAGTCAACATTTATTACATCTTCACAACCAGTGGTAATGCAAGTGCTAATTAGGATTAAGAGAAGGATTATTTTTTTCATCATCTGAAATTTTAAAAATATTTTAAGTACTAAAATTTAAAGTTGTAACTCACTGCTGGAACCATCCCAAAAATAGAGGTTCTTACGGCTTCATTATTGCCTGTGTCTGCGTTTTGTCTAAAATTGATTGACGCAGCATTACGACGGTTGTATATATTGTAGATACTAAAAACCCATTCGCCTTTCCATTGTCTATTTTTATTTTTTGTAGGAGTTAAGGTAGCTGCTAGATCTAAGTGGTGGTAGGCTGGTAATCTATTTTCATTGCGCAATCCATAGCTAGGAACAACTATGCCCAAATACTCGTATTGCCCAGTTGGGTAGGTTACTGGTTGCCCTGTTTGAAGTGCAAAGTTAGCGCCAAAAGACCATTTGTCATTTA
This portion of the Flavobacterium sp. CECT 9288 genome encodes:
- the sucC gene encoding ADP-forming succinate--CoA ligase subunit beta, yielding MNIHEYQGKEILASYGVRIQRGIVANSPAEAVEAAKQLTAETGTGWHVIKAQVHAGGRGKGGGVKLAKNLQQVEEIAGQIIGMQLITPQTTAEGKKVSTILVAEDVYYPGESETSEFYVSVLLNRATGRNMIMYSTEGGMDIEEVAEHTPHLIFTEEIDPSVGLQGFQARRIAFNLGLSGNAFKEMVKFIDSLYNAYIGSDASMFEINPVLKTSDDKIMAVDAKVNIDDNALYRQKAYADMRDVREENPIEVEAKEVGLNYVDLDGTVGCMVNGAGLAMATMDLIKYAGFEPANFLDVGGTADAKRVETAFRIILKDQNVKAILINIFGGIVRCDRVAQGVVDAYKNMGDAIKVPIIVRLQGTNAAIAKELIDNSGMPILSAVEFQEAADQVQAALS
- a CDS encoding YdiU family protein is translated as MMKLHIKNNFTSELPADLDLENTPRQVEQACFSYVTPLKPSNPELIHASAEVANTIGLSEEDIASTAFLNTFSGTTIYPETKPYALCYAGHQFGNWAGQLGDGRAINLTEVLHNNESYTLQLKGAGPTPYSRNADGFAVLRSSIREYLCAEAMHYLGVPTTRSLSLMLSGDPVLRDVLYNGNPAYEKGAIVARVAPSFIRFGSFEIFAAREDHENLKLLTDFTIKHHFPQIQKEGIEKYLAFFQEVTQTTLNMIVNWQRVGFVHGVMNTDNMSIHGITIDYGPYGWLEDFNPGWTPNTTDRQHKRYRYGNQPEMALWNLYQLANALYPLIQDAKPLEAILEAFSTNYEKEYLKMMQNKIGLQIKKEEDVVLIHSLVELLQLVETDMTIFFRNLSDVTKVATSIAAFNTVKAAFYNEKDLDETILSEWYDWFEKYSIRINEEVISDLERKDQMDKVNPKYVLRNYMAQLCIDDADKGDYGLLNELFEMLQKPYDEQPNFQKWFAKRPDWARDKVGCSMLSCSS
- a CDS encoding NAD(P)H-binding protein, which gives rise to MKTALIIGSTGLIGSELLQILLDNPEYTSVVTFVKRDTGIQNPKLTQHVIDFDKPESYKEWVVGDDFFCTIGTTIKKAGSQKAFKKVDFEYPKQFALFAQENKVKNYLLISSLDANATSSNFYLKTKGEIQDFLKTCNFESVSILQPSLLLGDRNEFRFAEKAGAFVMKLVSFVFVGKLKKYKAIHRNTVAKALYRIAQKNTKGFHIYESDVIQEIGN
- a CDS encoding DUF1456 family protein, whose protein sequence is MTNNDIFKKLRVALMLRDDQIVEILELVDFRITKSELGAFFRDEKHENYMECGDQVLRNFLNGLVIHLRGTKENPKNPNDVLAKHKAQIPVKEGAGERTEFKAKAKDSERARGDEAPSKTKPAAKKPFKKTFAKGTPKVQVVEKVKYNFGKNKKS
- a CDS encoding excinuclease ABC subunit B — protein: MNEFEERRSLLLEMIAFSTVDGKLHKREYEFLSIVAQALGIEKDVFKDLFHQEVPQLTIKTEFLRIQQFYRLALLMYCDGVIHEKELASIQQIAIDMGLNPNATKRILKLMSESPNAIIDGAVLLNVFQEQHN
- the uvrB gene encoding excinuclease ABC subunit UvrB; the protein is MNFQVVSDYQPKGDQPQAIAKLAQGIVDGDQFQTLLGVTGSGKTFTVANVIQEVQRPTLVLAHNKTLAAQLYSEFKQFFPNNAVEYFVSYYDYYQPEAFMPVTGVFIEKDLSINEELEKMRMSTTASLLSGRRDILVVASVSCLYGIGNPIEFQKNLIPIEKGQVISRTKLLHQLVQSLYSRTEADFNPGSFRIKGDTVDVYPSYADEAYRIHFFGDEIEEIESFDTKNSQVLEKFDRLTIYPANMFVTSPDVLQNAIWEIQQDLVKQVDYFKEIGKHLEAKRLEERTNFDLEMIRELGYCSGIENYSRYLDGRLPGTRPFCLLDYFPKDYLMVVDESHVTLSQVSAMYGGDRSRKENLVEYGFRLPAAMDNRPLKFEEFEAMQNQVIYVSATPADYELQKTDGVVVEQVIRPTGLLDPIIEIRPSLNQIDDLIEEIQVRSEIDERVLVTTLTKRMAEELAKYLTKVHIRCRYIHSEVDTLERIEIMQDLRKGIFDVLIGVNLLREGLDLPEVSLVAILDADKEGFLRSHRSLTQTIGRAARNLNGKAIMYADKITASMQKTIDETSYRRTKQINYNTEHNVVPMALNKKIESAFTKNPLVDYELGATLNTAAEPENLYLSKPELEKLIREKRKSMEKAAKELDFMQAAKLRDEIKALQGQLS
- the rlmF gene encoding 23S rRNA (adenine(1618)-N(6))-methyltransferase RlmF, which produces MSTEKTNLHPRNLDRTGYDFKELITTYPSLSEFVKTNEHGTETIDFSDPEAVKALNKALLMQHFDIQNWDIPNNYLCPPIPGRADYIHYLADLLASSNNGVIPEGETVQGLDIGVGANCIYPLIGCSVYGWSFVGTDIDTKAIQNCSTIIENNPKLIDLISLQQQTESRFIFKNIITPEDKFTFTICNPPFHASQDEATKSTLRKINNLQSNSGTSKTTKPILNFGGHNAELFCEGGELGFVTQMIYESAKYPMQCLWFTTLVSKKENLSSLYKTLNKVSAVEIKTIDMAQGQKTSRILAWTFLSSAQQKAWKF
- a CDS encoding alpha/beta fold hydrolase, with product MKKMNFIAARFVFKKRYLVILGIVLYLFLCQACMTMRFTPKEATSFFSKSQTTYQDTTFQSGGFKLHYVATGSVLNPVLLFVHGSPGSWNAFKEYLVDPDLLKKYRMIAIDRPGFGYSDFGDAQNLATQSQFISAFIKSQHFKKPVTLVGHSLGGPLVAQLAVDHPEWYHRLVILAGSLDPKAEKPEKWRTVIKTIPLRYLIPGALRPSNDELWWLKKDLVTLENQLYKIDCEVTIVHGTKDVLVPYSNVDYMKKKFVNAKKLTVKTIPEANHFIPWSHYDIVKNVILDEETMN
- a CDS encoding thiamine diphosphokinase; translation: MSSHHIVRDDQEPALIIANGASCNPELLGQLLEWSPLVIVLDSAMVRVMELDIKVDVLLGDFDRGFDPEIYKTSQYPLEIVHTPDQNKTDLEKAFDYLINRKIPAVNVVWATGKRADHTITNLTNIPKYRNLLKIVILDDHSKVFLLPRKFEKWYTAQTPISLIPIGQVTGIHSDNLFYPLQNDTLTIGYRTGSSNHVTQDGLVTILHEEGDLLLMECMD